Part of the Gemmatimonadota bacterium genome, GCCGTCTTCCACTTGTTGGGCTGTCACAGCCGGGTTCGCAGGAGGCGTTGCTCCTTCAGGTAGTGGACAGGGTATCCGCGATTGCGCATGCGCCGGGCGCATATTGGTAAAGACGCCGTCGAGCGCGAGCAGGCCAAACACAACGACGAGGAAATTCAGGGTCTTCCAAATGACATGCTGTGTCATAGGAGTTCTCCTGCGCGAGGTGGAGATAGGTGGCAAGTATATACCGCAGTTAGCGTGGTCTTTCTGATCAACCCGGTTGTCCGGTCAAGGGGTATGATTCGAGTCTTTTCAAAGGACAATCATATTGAAAATAGTATAAATTTGAAAGTTTTTTTTTACGTAAGCATGCAAGATGTTTTCCGGCTGTGGGCGGGTCTCAGACAAGCCTCTTTTTCCCGGTTCGGGCCGGGTCAGGACGCACGGGCTCCTTGCCAAGCCGCTACCCGCCTGTAAGCACCTCGCGGCACCGTGCCGCCACGATCCGTTCCTGGCCGTCCTGCAGGTTATGGGGATTGATGGAGAATCCTTCCTCGCCCCTTTCCTGCACGATGATCCTGGGATTGCCGTCGAGCAGTGCTTTCACCGCATCGTCCCCGGATATACCGGTTTCCGACTCGATGGTAACCATGAGCTGGGGCACGGCGTAGGTTTCCTCCGGATCGAGCCGGCTGAGGGAAACGTGGGGTATGCCGGCCAGTTCCTCTTCGATGTAGCGCACCTTTTCTTCCCAGCCCGTCGCATCCGCCCCATGGTCCCGGTTCAGGTAGATCTCGAGGGCCTTGATGAACGCGAAGATCTCCTCCCGGCTCACCTTCATCGGCCGGCCGACCGTCGCGAAGGGTGTTCCGTTCACCGCGCAGGCGCTGATCAGGTCCTTCCGCCCGACAATGAGGCCCGTCGACTGCGGGCCCTGGAGGCTCTTGCCGCCGCTGAATATGACCAGGTCGGCGCCGGCCTCCGTGAACCGGGTCAGCGTGGACACCGGCGGACATTCCGAGGCGGCGTCGACGATGACGGGCACGTCCGCGGCATGGGCCATGGCCACAGTCTGTTCCAACGGGACGGCATTGGCGTTTTTGAAGTTCTTGCCCAGATAGAAGACCGCCGCCGCACGTGCTCCGTCGCCGATGGCGGCCTGCATGGCCTCCACCGGTGGACCGTCCGAATCGTCAAGTTCTATCAGCTTCGCGCCGGTCAGCCGAATGGCCTGGTCGTAGGCGATCCGGTGCGTCTTCTGGACGACCACCTCGTCACGCATGCCCGTCGTGTCCGGCAACTGGCGTATTCTGTCCTGATCCGTCCCCGTCATGCAGGCCGCGGTGGTGATGACCAGTCCGCACGCGGCGCTGGCGGTGACGTAAGCCGCTTCCACGCCGAGCATTCCTGCGACTTTCTCCCCGGCTTTCTCGTGCAGTTCGTCCAGGGGACAGAACTCCCGGGATGCCACGCGCATGGTCTCCATGATTTCCGGGTCCAGGAGGGCGCCTCCGTAACGCGTAGCCGTGCCAATGGCGTTTATGACCGGCCTAACGCCGATATCTTCATATATGCCCATGGTTGCGAACC contains:
- a CDS encoding aminotransferase class V-fold PLP-dependent enzyme: MGIYEDIGVRPVINAIGTATRYGGALLDPEIMETMRVASREFCPLDELHEKAGEKVAGMLGVEAAYVTASAACGLVITTAACMTGTDQDRIRQLPDTTGMRDEVVVQKTHRIAYDQAIRLTGAKLIELDDSDGPPVEAMQAAIGDGARAAAVFYLGKNFKNANAVPLEQTVAMAHAADVPVIVDAASECPPVSTLTRFTEAGADLVIFSGGKSLQGPQSTGLIVGRKDLISACAVNGTPFATVGRPMKVSREEIFAFIKALEIYLNRDHGADATGWEEKVRYIEEELAGIPHVSLSRLDPEETYAVPQLMVTIESETGISGDDAVKALLDGNPRIIVQERGEEGFSINPHNLQDGQERIVAARCREVLTGG